One Malus domestica chromosome 11, GDT2T_hap1 genomic region harbors:
- the LOC103447470 gene encoding probable disease resistance protein At4g27220 — MEIIIAIASKIGQYLVKPIGREFGYLFNYHSNLESLQAETKKLFDKKNGVQGLVDAAKRNGLIIKPDVQSWLQNVNDDMVKKVLQFEVEINKRCVCQWSLSRKAYKIKQEVLQLQNEGTFENVAHPAPPPAIWSTFEKGFKDFQSRKANMNEVIEGLKREEVRMIGICGMGGVGKTTMIKEIMTRLAKLNLFDKIVMATVSQSPSIRTIQSEIADEIGLQFKEESESGRARRLHGRLMGIERILIVLDDAWTELGFAAIGLPYGDAHKGCKVLLTSRDSDVCNRMGSQQIIAVPILTTEESEELFREMVGESFNDPDLRSTAKDVLKECGGLPIVIVTVGKALEKKNKHEWDDALNQLRNSTPVNIPGVNDKVYSSIKWSYDRLESDEARSCLLLCCLFPEDYDIPIEYLVRYGWGREYFSSSFTLEDARNRVHSLVGQLKRRFLLLDSGKGKYTKKVQYTKMHDIVRDVAISIASRDPHGFLIRSNAENNGWSNLATYDHYTTISLVGKLEIPVGLKCPKLELLQTMKGRFSKGSMDIICDAMKELKVLALVGMEMEDLGSSRSLGVLKNLRTLCLDGSKFDGMSTDVIGSLENLEILSFRDCRSMRELPREIGRLKQLRLLDTTDCRNLEVIPRGIFSSLCRLEELYMLNSFTKWEIGREREEKGMASISEVMSLSDHLKVLSINIPSVIHLFPKDIVLKSPTIRFAICFDTWGGHISEMSTYAFENCLEISESDARELESQAVRLLLKKSKKLYLHKVKNLSVLTDLDHEVFQDLNDLRLVDCPNTEYLANGTSATQLPDSFLTNLRFLELGSCRVLKYVFSLSIARNLVQLQELNIGGCNQMEEIVSKQGREHEEEADMISFHKLTKLYLWDLQSLVNFFQAKKLYSNQEETTARVEHQSAGIFEKAIFPSKCISWFPSLEEVQLKHMKFEGVLFDLKIHMVMDGQTTPIFPQLSKLDISGGSFTHLWKNIPFGFQGFRNLRNLKVGGCRGLKYVFSHLIARELLNLEEVKISGCPDMETIVRITEENEEEATKYMILFPKLNTFELEDLPRLTSLCPEGFTFLWSSAKNMHVKECENLKTLGAVIPQRKKLENKSEKDSRANAHRSIEILPRPFNLEVTPTNLEDSNDDDNLENLLVHDCASLEVIFQLKGPKHEESSHSFEAFNKLRSLWLYKLPSLTRLWETGSSQQMFTGSSFGNLKSLEVHRCNQLKYLFSSSIVKLLVSVEDIRVYDCEQMEEIVAAEEETAEIITLPKVKSIKLIRLPKLKYFCGEAYTLNLPSLELLKVISVQDLRPFDPKHVDTHNPRLQVKTAFRQEWTGTSMPL, encoded by the exons ATGGAAATTATAATTGCAATTGCCTCAAAAATTGGACAGTACTTGGTCAAACCGATAGGAAGAGAGTTTGGCTATTTGTTTAATTACCATTCCAACCTTGAAAGTCTTCAGGCCGAGACAAAAAAGCTTTTTGACAAGAAAAATGGAGTGCAGGGATTGGTAGATGCTGCCAAAAGGAACGGTCTAATCATCAAACCTGATGTTCAGAGTTGGCTACAGAATGTGAACGACGACATGGTCAAAAAAGTGTTGCAGTTTGAGGTTGAAATTAACAAGCGATGTGTGTGTCAATGGAGCCTGAGTCGGAAAGCCTATAAGATTAAACAAGAAGTTCTTCAGCTCCAAAACGAAGgaacatttgaaaatgtggcCCATCCTGCACCTCCACCAGCGATATGGTCAACATTCGAAAAAGGATTTAAGGATTTTCAGTCCAGAAAGGCAAACATGAATGAGGTGATAGAGGGTTTGAAGAGGGAAGAAGTACGTATGATCGGGATTTGTGGAATGGGGGGTGTGGGTAAAAccacaatgataaaagaaatCATGACAAGATTGGCAAAACTGAACCTGTTTGATAAAATTGTAATGGCAACTGTGTCTCAAAGTCCAAGTATTAGGACTATCCAGTCGGAAATTGCAGACGAAATAGGTTTGCAATTTAAGGAGGAATCTGAGTCCGGAAGAGCACGAAGGCTACATGGGAGACTCATGGGCATAGAGAGGATCCTGATTGTATTAGATGATGCATGGACAGAGCTTGGTTTTGCGGCTATAGGACTTCCTTACGGAGATGCTCATAAAGGGTGCAAAGTTTTGTTGACATCACGAGATTCGGACGTTTGCAACAGGATGGGAAGTCAACAAATTATTGCAGTCCCGATTTTAACAACAGAAGAATCAGAGGAGCTGTTTCGAGAAATGGTGGGTGAATCCTTTAATGATCCTGATTTACGTTCCACTGCAAAAGATGTATTGAAGGAATGTGGAGGTTTACctattgtaattgtaactgttgGAAAAGCcctagaaaagaaaaacaagcatGAATGGGATGATGCCCTTAATCAGTTGCGAAATTCTACCCCAGTGAACATCCCTGGAGTGAATGACAAAGTTTATTCTAGCATAAAATGGAGTTATGATAGATTGGAGAGTGATGAAGCCAGGTCATGtcttttactttgttgtttatttccaGAAGATTATGATATTCCAATTGAGTACTTGGTTCGATATGGGTGGGGTCGAGAATATTTTAGCAGCAGCTTTACTTTGGAAGATGCAAGAAATAGAGTGCATTCTTTGGTTGGCCAACTAAAAAGAAGGTTTTTGTTGCTGGATAGTGGCAAGGGTAAGTATACAAAAAAAGTTCAGTATACGAAAATGCATGACATAGTTCGCGATGTTGCTATATCGATTGCTTCAAGAGATCCACATGGATTTCTGATAAGAAGTAATGCTGAAAATAATGGGTGGTCAAATTTAGCTACGTATGACCATTACACTACAATCTCACTTGTTGGCAAATTGGAGATTCCGGTTGGTTTGAAATGCCCAAAACTTGAGCTTCTACAGACGATGAAAGGACGTTTTTCAAAAGGTAGCATGGACATCATTTGTGATGCGATGAAAGAACTGAAGGTTTTAGCTTTGGTGGGAATGGAAATGGAAGACCTAGGCTCATCAAGATCACTAGGAGTACTGAAGAACCTGCGGACCTTGTGCCTAGATGGGTCTAAATTTGATGGCATGTCTACTGATGTTATTGGgagtttggagaatttagaaaTCCTCAGCTTTCGGGATTGTCGTTCCATGCGTGAGTTGCCGAGGGAAATTGGACGACTTAAACAGTTAAGGTTGTTAGATACGACAGATTGCAGGAATCTTGAGGTGATTCCACGTGGTATCTTCTCCAGCTTATGTAGACTTGAAGAGTTGTATATGCTTAATAGCTTTACGAAATGGGAAAttggaagagaaagagaagaaaaggggaTGGCAAGCATTTCTGAGGTGATGTCTCTGTCCGATCATTTGAAGGTTCTATCCATAAATATACCCAGTGTCATCCACTTGTTTCCAAAAGACATAGTCTTGAAAAGCCCGACAATAAGATTCGCTATATGCTTTGATACATGGGGAGGGCATATTTCGGAGATGAGTACTTATGCATTCGAAAATTGTTTGGAGATTAGTGAAAGTGATGCAAGGGAGTTGGAGAGTCAAGCAGTTAgacttttgttgaaaaaatctaaaaaattgtATTTGCACAAAGTTAAGAATTTATCTGTCCTCACTGATTTAGACCATGAGGTATTTCAAGATTTGAATGATTTACGTCTTGTGGATTGTCCAAATACCGAGTATCTTGCAAATGGGACAAGTGCGACCCAGCTTCCGGATAGCTTTTTGACCAACCTAAGATTCCTTGAATTAGGAAGTTGTCGTGTCTTAAAATATGTCTTTTCACTATCAATAGCGAGAAACTTGGTACAACTCCAGGAATTAAATATTGGTGGATGTAATCAAATGGAAGAAATTGTGTCGAAGCAGGGGAGGGAACATGAGGAGGAAGCCGATATGATATCTTTCCATAAATTAACCAAATTGTATCTCTGGGATCTACAGAGTTTGGTTAATTTCTTCCAAGCCAAGAAGCTATACTCCAACCAAGAG gaAACAACGGCAAGGGTTGAGCATCAATCTGCAGGCATATTTGAAAAAGCAATATTTCCATCAAAGTGCATTTCATGGTTTCCAAGTTTAGAAGAGGTACAATTGAAGCATATGAAGTTTGAAGGCGTGCTATTTGATCTGAAAATCCATATGGTTATGGATGGGCAGACAACTCCAATATTTCCTCAGTTAAGTAAGTTGGATATATCCGGTGGTTCATTTACACACTTGTGGAAAAACATTCCGTTTGGATTTCAAGGCTTCCGAAATTTGAGAAATTTgaaagtaggtggatgtcgtggTCTAAAATATGTGTTCTCGCATTTAATTGCCCGAGAACTTTTGAATCTTGAAGAGGTAAAGATATCTGGATGTCCGGACATGGAAACTATAGTAAGAATCACagaggaaaatgaagaagaggCGACAAAATACATGATTTTGTTTCCGAAACTGAACACATTTGAACTAGAAGACCTGCCTCGTCTCACAAGTCTTTGTCCAGAGGGATTTACATTTCTATGGTCATCCGCAAAAAATATGCACGTGAAAGAATGTGAAAATTTGAAGACATTGGGTGCTGTAATTCCACAAAGAAAGAAGTTAGAGAATAAGTCTGAGAAGGATTCAAGAGCAAACGCACACCGCTCCATTGAAATATTGCCACGTCCATTTAATTTGGAG GTTACACCAACTAATCTTGAGGACTCAAATGATGATGATAATCTCGAAAATCTTCTTGTCCACGACTGTGCATCATTGGAAGTGATTTTCCAACTCAAGGGACCAAAGCATGAAGAAAGTAGTCACTCCTTTGAAGCATTCAATAAATTGAGGTCCTTATGGTTATATAAGTTGCCAAGTTTAACGCGTCTTTGGGAGACGGGTAGTTCACAACAGATGTTCACAGGTAGCAGCTTCGGAAACTTGAAATCGTTGGAGGTCCATCGTTGCAACCAGTTGAAATACTTGTTTTCTTCGTCCATTGTCAAACTTCTTGTGAGTGTAGAGGACATAAGAGTTTATGACTGTGAGCAGATGGAAGAAATCGTTGCCGCAGAAGAAGAAA